In a single window of the Osmia bicornis bicornis chromosome 7, iOsmBic2.1, whole genome shotgun sequence genome:
- the LOC114880149 gene encoding uncharacterized protein LOC114880149: MRSPSVPVCFVYVLLSALVLSTRSSAASSSDSNSTKVVVEEEDEDSLPEITLDEFKERYRRLIPYMTFYVANNYINGQTVMQSPDSSSKDFQTNQLVRNNQPYVRINNLPKEGANYRVNQEKKFIPSVQFDPRDVGGDNDYFTPVKYTSKYAYEDYSIPHHLYQDQKASYPEITTASSQIARKENRYYANVRPLRPYTTNGRDHLPRKQPAKPIHANVQDEYVLDYNVRPTGNPAINYPVKDIQGHRHVPPTYPDVQTLEPLPEEKQPPVLSQPRNPNVNLQQIVESFLLSERLPEMLNKDNLDNSLRTLVEILNILHNTKKEELPQIQAPPLIPPPRLPQKVHNYKPRPQTRPKVITESRFQATPNPLYLTDDPDRYKATKLSYEEEEKPKHSQQNYNTNGLINNKVVEYYIPVVQEIPSKEKEMFVSTIRPQTDGGPIDHSYAITEDLSDDVMQEERFTLPSVVTDSPSYGYTQPNEIPTSQKTSPQIKYGATRGKANVDYPAYSNIPVTSFSCKQQRYKGFFGDPETGCQVWHYCDLNGGKSSFLCPNGTIFSQVALTCDWWFNVKCETTTQLYVLNERLYKYILPVMPKFPEDFTGPEVDRYLELKFKEMEAKLKEKKLKKQQEEKEKQKDKSQTSKENE, encoded by the exons TTTTATCTACGAGAAGTTCAGCAGCCTCTTCATCGGACTCCAACTCCACGAAAGTGgtagtagaagaagaagatgaggACTCGTTACCGGAGATAACACTAGACGAATTCAAAGAAAGATACAGGCGACTGATACCATACATGACCTTCTACGTAGCcaacaattatattaatgGACAAACTGTAATGCAATCGCCGGATTCCTCGTCGAAAGACTTCCAAACGAATCAATTAGTTCGAAACAATCAACCATACGTCCGAATAAATAATCTACCAAAGGAAGGTGCCAACTATCGCGTGAACcaagaaaagaaattcatcCCTTCCGTGCAATTTGATCCCCGCGACGTGGGCGGCGACAACGACTACTTCACCCCCGTGAAATACACGTCTAAATACGCTTACGAGGATTATTCTATACCCCATCATCTGTATCAAGATCAAAAGGCATCCTACCCAGAAATAACAACGGCATCCAGCCAGATCGCACGAAAGGAGAACAGGTACTACGCAAACGTGAGACCATTACGACCTTACACGACAAATGGCAGAGATCACTTGCCGAGGAAACAACCAGCTAAACCGATCCACGCTAACGTTCAAGACGAGTACGTGCTAGATTATAATGTCAGGCCAACTGGTAATCCCGCCATTAATTACCCGGTTAAAGACATCCAAGGACATCGACACGTCCCACCCACCTACCCCGATGTACAAACACTGGAACCATTACCAGAGGAGAAACAACCCCCGGTGTTATCTCAACCGCGAAATCCGAACGTGAATCTGCAGCAGATTGTAGAGAGCTTTCTGCTGAGCGAAAGATTACCAGAGATGTTGAATAAGGACAACCTGGACAACAGTCTGAGGACTTTAGTCGAGATACTAAATATTCTTCATAATACAAAGAAAGAGGAGCTGCCTCAGATTCAGGCACCGCCTTTGATACCTCCTCCAAGATTGCCACAGAAGGTACATAATTATAAGCCACGACCTCAAACGAGGCCTAAAGTGATAACTGAGAGTAGGTTCCAGGCGACACCGAATCCTCTCTACCTAACTGATGATCCTGATCGTTATAAAGCCACCAAGTTATCGtacgaagaggaagagaagcCTAAACATTCTCAACAGAATTATAATACCAATGGtttgattaataataaagTGGTGGAGTATTATATTCCAGTGGTTCAGGAGATTCCAAGTAAAGAAAAGGAGATGTTTGTGTCAACAATTAGGCCTCAGACTGATGGAGGTCCTATTGATCATTCTTATGCTATCACAGAGGATCTCAGTGATGATGTTATGCAGGAGGAGAGATTCACTTTGCCATCAGTTGTTACTGATAGTCCAAGTTATGGTTACACACAGCCTAATGAAATTCCGACCTCGCAGAAAACTAGCCCGCAGATAAAATATGGGGCTACCAGAGGGAAGGCTAATGTCGATTATCCGGCATATTCTAATATACCGGTTACGAGTTTCAGTTGCAAACAGCAGAGGTATAAGGGATTCTTCGGTGATCCAGAAACTGGATGCCAG GTATGGCACTACTGCGACCTCAACGGTGGTAAATCATCATTTTTATGCCCGAATGGCACCATATTCAGTCAGGTAGCATTAACCTGCGACTGGTGGTTCAACGTAAAATGCGAAACAACGACTCAATTATACGTACTGAACGAACGACTGTATAAATATATTCTACCGGTAATGCCAAAGTTCCCGGAAGACTTCACCGGGCCGGAAGTCGATCGTTACTTGGAGCTCAAGTTCAAAGAGATGGAAGCAAAATTAAAGgagaagaaattgaagaagcagcaagaagagaaagaaaagcaaAAAGATAAATCGCAAACCTCGAAAGAGAATGAATAA